A region of Dehalococcoidia bacterium DNA encodes the following proteins:
- a CDS encoding ComEA family DNA-binding protein, with translation MKRVASYKVLIAFSLIVLIVIGGVFLFQQQPRAETPLEITLTTPASASPAGMEVYVDGAVASPGWYPLEEGDRISDFLSIAGGVTGDSDPARVKLYVYEEFESEESASPQLVSINSAGGWLLEALPGIGPVLAQNIIQYREENGPFVMTEELMLVSGIGEATYDGLKDLVTVE, from the coding sequence ATGAAGCGGGTCGCAAGTTATAAAGTACTCATCGCTTTTTCACTCATCGTGCTCATCGTCATCGGGGGCGTCTTTCTTTTTCAACAGCAGCCCCGGGCAGAAACGCCTCTGGAGATCACGCTCACCACACCCGCCTCCGCCTCACCGGCGGGGATGGAGGTCTACGTGGATGGCGCCGTTGCAAGTCCCGGGTGGTACCCCCTTGAAGAGGGCGATAGAATCTCAGACTTCCTTTCGATAGCAGGCGGGGTCACCGGCGATTCAGATCCTGCCAGAGTCAAACTCTATGTATATGAAGAATTCGAAAGCGAGGAGAGTGCATCACCGCAGCTAGTAAGCATCAACAGCGCCGGGGGCTGGCTCCTCGAGGCCTTACCCGGGATCGGCCCTGTGCTGGCACAAAACATCATACAGTACCGCGAGGAGAACGGCCCCTTCGTGATGACCGAGGAGTTAATGCTGGTATCAGGAATCGGTGAGGCAACATACGATGGACTGAAGGATCTGGTCACGGTGGAGTAG
- a CDS encoding cyclase family protein, giving the protein MTTIIDLSVPIEVCPSELIPVAVSHEEHKHGAELMKKLFDCTAEDLPGGLGWANDTVNMISHAGTHVDAPWHYSPISEGRKSRTIDEMPLEWFYSDGVLLDMRHKTRGSGITIDDLQKALEKINYIIKPWDIVMIQTGADKLWGKPEYYDAGCGMTKSSTLWLIDQGVRVMGIDAWGLDKPFWAIKEEFAQTGDNNVLWGAHYAGIEKEYCHIEKLANLDQLPRQFGFKVACFPIKLTGGSAGWSRVVAIFED; this is encoded by the coding sequence ATGACCACAATTATAGATCTCAGTGTACCTATAGAAGTTTGCCCTAGCGAGCTCATTCCAGTTGCAGTGAGCCATGAAGAACATAAGCATGGAGCTGAATTAATGAAGAAGCTATTTGATTGTACTGCTGAAGATTTACCCGGAGGATTAGGATGGGCAAATGATACGGTAAACATGATTTCTCATGCTGGAACTCACGTTGATGCACCGTGGCACTACTCTCCCATTTCTGAAGGGAGAAAGTCAAGAACCATTGATGAGATGCCTTTGGAATGGTTTTACAGTGATGGTGTGCTGTTGGACATGAGACATAAGACCCGTGGTTCAGGAATTACAATCGATGATCTCCAGAAAGCACTGGAAAAGATCAACTACATTATTAAACCTTGGGACATAGTGATGATTCAGACTGGAGCAGACAAATTGTGGGGTAAACCGGAGTATTATGACGCCGGCTGTGGCATGACTAAGAGCTCTACACTTTGGCTAATAGATCAGGGCGTTAGAGTTATGGGGATTGATGCCTGGGGATTGGACAAACCGTTCTGGGCGATAAAGGAGGAATTCGCACAAACAGGTGACAATAACGTACTTTGGGGTGCACACTATGCTGGTATCGAAAAAGAATACTGTCATATAGAGAAGCTTGCTAACCTAGATCAACTTCCGCGTCAGTTCGGTTTCAAAGTAGCGTGCTTCCCTATTAAATTGACTGGTGGAAGTGCTGGATGGAGCCGGGTTGTCGCTATATTTGAGGATTGA
- a CDS encoding choice-of-anchor Q domain-containing protein, which yields MKIKTVYLVVALALVFSLVAVIVPASPAMAADTWYVDGVQGIDDVTHGTGSGTNAFKTIQYAIDDGRVGNDDTIIVASGTYNEHDITINKSLTIQGAGEGGTIVDGNALSRVFHINGSYTVDMSGMTIRNGNTSADGGGLYNNGGNVTMTSCTVSGNTAYNGGGIFNASGNMTITNCTVSGNTAVSGQSGMSGGGIYNNGNVTMTNCTVSGNTADDGGGIYTESGIMVLTNCTVTNNDYEDKGGGIYISPVGGGASVKCTIVYGNYGEDISGFLWLDGFSIVGGTDDPLLGPLQDNGGPTETHALMTGSPAIDACILGCTVATDQRGQPRPADGDLDGIPYCDVGAYEKQISVGGIVEPVDKLSLLAPWLALAALMAVALSVMVVMRRRRLT from the coding sequence ATGAAAATAAAGACAGTCTATCTTGTAGTAGCGCTGGCTCTGGTGTTCTCACTGGTGGCAGTTATTGTGCCGGCAAGCCCGGCGATGGCGGCAGACACCTGGTATGTTGACGGTGTACAAGGAATTGACGATGTCACCCATGGTACAGGTTCTGGTACCAATGCTTTTAAAACTATTCAGTACGCCATAGACGATGGCAGAGTTGGCAACGATGACACCATCATAGTAGCGTCGGGGACGTACAATGAGCATGACATCACAATCAACAAGTCCCTGACGATACAGGGTGCCGGCGAGGGCGGCACTATCGTTGACGGAAACGCTCTCAGTCGCGTGTTTCATATAAATGGTAGTTACACGGTTGATATGTCCGGCATGACAATCCGGAACGGCAACACCTCAGCAGACGGCGGCGGCCTATATAACAACGGTGGCAACGTGACGATGACCAGCTGCACCGTCAGCGGAAATACCGCCTATAATGGCGGCGGTATCTTCAACGCCAGTGGTAACATGACTATAACTAACTGCACCGTCAGCGGGAACACCGCCGTGAGCGGGCAGAGCGGGATGAGCGGCGGCGGCATTTATAACAACGGTAATGTGACGATGACCAACTGCACCGTCAGCGGAAACACCGCCGACGACGGCGGCGGTATTTATACCGAATCTGGTATTATGGTGCTGACCAACTGTACTGTTACCAACAACGATTACGAGGATAAAGGTGGCGGCATTTATATTAGTCCGGTTGGTGGTGGCGCATCCGTAAAGTGTACCATCGTATACGGTAATTATGGTGAGGACATCTCTGGATTCTTGTGGCTCGACGGTTTTAGCATCGTAGGCGGCACTGACGACCCGCTCCTCGGTCCGCTTCAGGATAACGGCGGCCCTACTGAAACCCACGCCCTTATGACAGGCAGCCCTGCCATCGACGCCTGTATCCTTGGATGTACTGTAGCCACTGACCAGCGCGGGCAACCACGGCCGGCGGACGGGGATTTAGATGGCATTCCATATTGTGACGTGGGCGCATATGAGAAACAAATCTCAGTAGGCGGGATTGTAGAGCCGGTGGACAAGTTGTCGCTGCTGGCGCCGTGGCTCGCGCTGGCGGCACTGATGGCGGTGGCCCTGTCAGTGATGGTGGTAATGAGGAGGAGGCGCCTGACCTAG